The Porites lutea chromosome 11, jaPorLute2.1, whole genome shotgun sequence genome includes a region encoding these proteins:
- the LOC140952388 gene encoding GATOR1 complex protein DEPDC5-like encodes MPERKVFEPNEAVFIHEEMDSYNWNYLDQHICGDQEFNEVMEKIVEGGIIQHASESVKQKFLFCFAPKSSWAEKKDDIPDTSKLPVSHRSSIDVERFELDLLREFQSEWFEVAIWPSTTGDDFPEFFTPDEVIESFPVGSPNRKRSRTRSSRRSPGRQHSESDCGCGPAYKFVTLDADPYHKSQRPETCIVRYHGNFCTYHAFEIELHWIRATGSIVNNMVRSWTLKAPSCGFHIVPVPVSPFPDPAGRNVDPFRLPLFISLNLPEGAADACSLFKEFEPSTRNLRMFLFLEAILQRFGFIRDSPYGSMHVSSPMVQMTPVQCRAHDYMHTRGVAFVRISTWEDDDDPFMNDQHGSIMGQHSGRYWGFYWMPNHMLTRRWRSAATGDKGSESKLRSEVEDFCADKNGVLTKFWESCTATARKLLQKGVEEEDKISLKEKDEGGCEMNRVEESDSTNLGSSTDSSDKLLASQSEKEK; translated from the exons ATGCCGGAAAGGAAAGTATTTGAACCAAACGAGGCAGTATTCATTCACGAGGAAATGGACAGTTATAATTGGAATTACCTGGACCAACACATTTGCGGAGACCAGGAATTTAACGAAGTTATGGAG AAAATAGTAGAAGGTGGCATCATTCAACACGCCTCAGAAAGtgtaaagcaaaaatttctcttttgttttgcaCCAAAGTCTTCTTGGGCGGAGAAAAAAGATG acATACCGGACACTTCCAAGTTACCTGTATCCCACCGGTCTTCAATCGACGTGGAGCGCTTCGAATTAGATCTCTTACGAGAATTTCAAAGTGAATGGTTCGAGGTGGCAATCTGGCCTTCCACAACTGGAGATGATTTTCCCGAATTCTTTACGCCCGATGAGGTGATTGAGTCATTTCCAGTGGGTTCTCCAAACCGGAAGCGCAGCCGAACAAGATCATCCAGGCGGAGTCCAGGACGCCAGCATTCAGAGAGCG ACTGCGGCTGTGGCCCAGCTTACAAGTTTGTTACCCTGGATGCTGATCCTTATCACAAGAGCCAACGCCCTGAAACCTGCATCGTACGTTACCATGGTAATTTCTGCACCTATCATGCGTTTGAGATCGAGCTACACTGGATAAGAGCGACTGGGAGTATAGTAAATAACATG GTTCGATCATGGACTCTTAAGGCACCTTCGTGTGGCTTTCACATAGTCCCCGTTCCAGTAAGTCCATTCCCTGATCCAGCTGGTAGGAATGTCGACCCTTTTCGTTTGCCTTTGTTCATTTCGTTAAACTTACCCGAGGGAGCAGCGGACGCATGTAGTCTGTTCAAAG AATTTGAACCATCCACGCGAAATCTAAGAATGTTTCTATTTTTGGAAGCCATACTTCAAAG GTTTGGTTTCATCCGGGACTCACCGTATGGTTCGATGCACGTGAGCTCGCCGATGGTGCAAATGACGCCCGTGCAGTGCCGCGCACATGACTACATGCACACGAGAGGCGTAGCTTTTGTACGTATCTCTACCTGggaagatgatgatgatccTTTTATGAATGACCAACATGGGTCAATAATGGGCCAACACAGTGGCAGGTATTGGGGTTTCTATTGGATGCCAAATCATATGTTGACAAGACGCTGGCGGTCAGCGGCTACTGGTGATAAAGGAAGTGAAAGTAAACTGAGAAGTGAAGTGGAAGATTTCTGCGCTGACAAAAATGGTGTTTTGACGAAATTCTGGGAGTCGTGCACGGCAACTGCAAGAAAACTGCTTCAAAAAGGCGTAGAAGAAGAAGATAAGATTTCCTTAAAAGAAAAGGATGAAGGAGGTTGTGAAATGAACAGGGTGGAAGAAAGCGATTCGACAAATTTGGGGAGCTCCACAGATTCATCTGATAAACTTCTTGCTTCACAGTCAGAAAAAGAGAAgtga